The Dehalococcoidia bacterium genome has a window encoding:
- a CDS encoding zinc-ribbon domain-containing protein: MFCRKCGQQISDDATFCPSCGSQQASGNSVAKSDPGLLKALVVTGGGAILTLIALAPDWLSLRCAGDECDGGSIALDAFGSVKSELMRLFSDWDPMWIGCGLPTVLMILCAVVGIGSVAYAFFTGVPKRKLWLLAGLLSLICIIANFGYLEGYALTWDPSSGYRYDDDSYTIYATPHAGWILALLGAVTMIVGSRMGRSGN; this comes from the coding sequence ATGTTTTGCAGGAAATGCGGACAGCAGATTTCAGATGATGCGACGTTTTGCCCATCATGCGGATCGCAGCAAGCTTCTGGCAATTCGGTTGCCAAGTCTGATCCAGGTTTACTCAAGGCATTGGTGGTCACTGGCGGAGGAGCCATTCTGACGCTTATCGCCTTAGCCCCCGACTGGCTCTCATTACGCTGCGCCGGGGATGAATGTGATGGGGGAAGCATCGCGCTTGACGCCTTTGGCTCAGTAAAAAGTGAACTGATGCGCCTGTTCAGCGATTGGGACCCAATGTGGATCGGCTGTGGTTTGCCAACGGTGTTGATGATCCTCTGTGCGGTGGTAGGTATTGGCTCCGTCGCATACGCTTTTTTCACCGGAGTGCCCAAACGAAAATTATGGCTCTTGGCGGGATTACTATCCCTGATATGCATTATAGCTAATTTCGGCTATCTGGAAGGATATGCGCTCACCTGGGACCCTTCATCTGGATATCGCTACGATGACGATTCCTACACCATCTATGCTACTCCTCATGCCGGCTGGATACTGGCGCTGCTGGGTGCTGTAACCATGATTGTGGGAAGCCGGATGGGCCGTTCCGGAAATTGA